The DNA segment CGTACTTCGGGTAGATCTTCTGGTTCTCCCACATCATCGCGTTCGTGTAGAGCCGGACCTCACCGAGACCCAGCGCCCGCGCCCGTTCGTCGACGAAGCGCAGCAGCCGCCGCCCGACGCCGGTGCCGTGGACGTCGGGGTGGACGGCGATGCTGTCCAGGAAGAGGTGGTCGGTGAACGCCTCGATCACCACCAGTCCGACGACGGGGTCTCCGGTGACGAACACCCTGCCCGCGGCGACGTCGGCCGCGTGGTCGGCCTCCATCGGCTGCGGCACCACGCCGATGCGCTCGACATAGGGCTGGTAGGCCGCGTCGGTCACGGCCCGTACGGCCGGCACGTCGGCCGCGACGGCGACGCGGACCACCGCCTGTCCGGCACTCCCGGCGCTCTCAGCGCTCTCAGCGCTCTCAGCGCTCTCGATGTTCATGTCACACACGCTACTGACCTGAGCGCAGGCTGAGCAGGACCTTAAGGCGACCATAAAGATCGTCTCCAGCCGCTGCGCGCAGGCGTTTTCGCGGTTTCCTGGTGACTGTTCGCTGATCACCCCCACGGGAACCGGCGCCCAGCGGGGCCTGTCCGGCGGCTCAGGCCGGGCAGGCCCCGCCGGCGGTCAGCTGAAGACGGACGCGCAGCTGGTGGTCGTGGCGTGGGCGGGGTCGAGGGCGTTGACGACCTCGTGGAAGGCGATGCGGTCGATCAGGGCGATCGCCAGGTGCTCGGACAGGTCGAGCGAGCACAGGTCCTGGAGCGAGACGTTACGGACGTCGGAGCCGGTCAGGAACTGGCTGCGCCAGGGGGTGGCCACCTCGTCGTACTGCGTGGCGATGACCGTGTAGTGCACTCCGGGGACGGTGTCTCCGCCCGCGTTGAGTTTGGTGAGGAAGGCGGATCCGGGGAGCTGGTCGGCGAGACCCGGGGTGGTGGACTTGATCAGATCCTCGGCGCCGGGGAAGTACGGCAGCAGGTTGGTCAGGCCG comes from the Streptomyces sp. NBC_00820 genome and includes:
- a CDS encoding GNAT family N-acetyltransferase, with protein sequence MNIESAESAESAESAGSAGQAVVRVAVAADVPAVRAVTDAAYQPYVERIGVVPQPMEADHAADVAAGRVFVTGDPVVGLVVIEAFTDHLFLDSIAVHPDVHGTGVGRRLLRFVDERARALGLGEVRLYTNAMMWENQKIYPKYGYEVVERRTDGPYDRIHYRKSLD